One genomic region from Kamptonema formosum PCC 6407 encodes:
- a CDS encoding DUF6272 family protein gives MNQFFGCFIDNLPQHDSLELIFTQSSLLSEQIWRNHRLSAHFVANYFANLLPIDENEAQGEERIKAIQTAVSYIGNELLENAMKFNEFSRHERVQFGIHFVKEIEIVTPIIFTKNSITYEKVEQFQAFIEELLSADPNELYIRQVEKAAESEQDEASGLGLLTIINDYSAKLGWKFEPKSTDPQVILVTTMAQIVV, from the coding sequence ATGAACCAATTTTTTGGATGCTTTATTGATAACTTACCCCAGCATGATTCTTTGGAACTGATCTTTACTCAAAGTTCTCTGCTCAGCGAACAAATATGGCGCAATCATCGTTTATCTGCTCATTTTGTAGCTAATTATTTCGCGAATCTTTTGCCAATTGATGAAAATGAGGCTCAGGGAGAAGAACGCATCAAAGCCATACAAACTGCTGTGAGTTATATTGGGAATGAACTATTAGAAAATGCGATGAAGTTTAACGAATTTAGCAGGCACGAGCGAGTTCAGTTTGGTATTCATTTTGTGAAAGAAATAGAGATAGTCACTCCGATCATTTTTACTAAAAACAGTATTACTTATGAAAAAGTTGAGCAATTTCAAGCTTTTATTGAAGAATTACTATCGGCAGATCCTAATGAGTTATATATTCGGCAGGTTGAAAAAGCAGCCGAATCCGAACAAGATGAAGCTTCTGGCTTAGGCTTGCTGACCATCATCAATGATTATTCAGCCAAATTAGGCTGGAAATTCGAGCCAAAATCTACCGATCCACAAGTTATCCTAGTTACTACAATGGCTCAAATTGTTGTATAA
- a CDS encoding SpoIIE family protein phosphatase — MIAEMIEDPITVLLIDDQPMIGEAVRRMLLPEKDITFHYCNDPTQALKVARACQPTVILQDLVMPEMEGLVLVRFLRAKNAPTRYVPLIVLSSKEEPLIKAKAFALGANDYVVKLPDKAELIARIRYHSKAYVNLLKRNEAEAILQAENFRMAKELDMLRQMQQMILPTSDELDAIEGLEIAGFMEPADEVGGDYYDVLYVDGVVTIGIGDVTGHGLESGILMVMTQTAVRTLKEIRELDPVKFLDALNRTIYKNVTRMNSEKNLTLVILTYTKGRVSISGQHEETLVVRKGGHVERINTMNLGFPIGLDEEIIEFINHTTIELKEGDGIVLYTDGIPEAYNIQKKQYGLEKLCEVISKSWDGSAEEIKQAIIDDLKEFIGLQKVFDDITLVVIKQQEQYEEMEALEEEEPIEEVTETVKAKKKFNFFGK; from the coding sequence ATGATAGCAGAAATGATAGAAGATCCGATTACCGTCTTGCTCATCGACGACCAGCCAATGATCGGCGAAGCGGTTCGTCGAATGTTACTTCCCGAAAAAGATATCACATTTCATTACTGTAACGACCCTACTCAAGCCCTAAAAGTGGCTAGAGCGTGTCAGCCTACTGTCATTTTACAAGACTTAGTTATGCCAGAAATGGAGGGACTGGTTTTAGTGCGCTTTTTGCGAGCAAAAAATGCTCCCACGAGATATGTTCCCTTAATTGTTCTTTCTAGTAAAGAAGAACCGCTAATCAAAGCTAAAGCTTTTGCATTAGGTGCTAATGATTATGTAGTTAAACTCCCCGATAAAGCGGAACTGATCGCCCGTATTCGATATCATTCTAAAGCTTATGTAAATCTTCTCAAGCGCAACGAAGCTGAAGCTATCCTCCAAGCGGAAAACTTTCGGATGGCTAAAGAGCTAGATATGTTGCGTCAAATGCAACAGATGATTCTACCTACATCGGACGAACTAGACGCGATTGAAGGTTTAGAAATTGCAGGGTTTATGGAACCTGCTGATGAAGTAGGTGGCGACTACTATGACGTTCTTTATGTAGACGGTGTTGTTACTATTGGGATCGGTGATGTCACGGGACACGGACTCGAAAGTGGTATTTTGATGGTAATGACGCAAACAGCAGTCCGCACTCTTAAAGAAATTCGAGAACTCGATCCAGTTAAATTTTTAGATGCACTCAACCGCACTATTTATAAAAATGTGACTCGGATGAATTCTGAAAAGAATTTAACATTAGTCATTCTTACTTATACAAAAGGTAGAGTCAGCATCAGCGGTCAGCATGAGGAAACTCTTGTAGTGCGAAAAGGCGGTCATGTTGAACGCATTAATACGATGAATTTAGGTTTTCCTATTGGATTAGATGAGGAAATTATTGAGTTTATCAATCATACTACGATTGAATTAAAAGAGGGCGATGGAATCGTGCTTTATACGGATGGAATCCCGGAAGCATATAACATCCAGAAAAAACAATATGGGCTTGAAAAACTATGTGAAGTTATTAGTAAAAGTTGGGATGGCTCTGCCGAAGAAATTAAGCAAGCAATAATTGACGATCTTAAAGAATTTATTGGTTTACAAAAGGTTTTTGATGACATTACTTTAGTGGTGATCAAACAACAAGAACAATATGAGGAGATGGAAGCATTGGAGGAAGAGGAACCTATAGAGGAAGTGACGGAAACGGTGAAGGCAAAGAAGAAATTCAACTTTTTTGGGAAATGA
- the cheB gene encoding chemotaxis response regulator protein-glutamate methylesterase, translating to MRIAIVNNMVMAVETLRRVLMTVKEYQVAWIARDGAEAVSKCAQDTPDIILMDLLVPIVDGVEATRQIMKNSPCAIVVVTASVEKNASKVFEAMGYGALDAVSTPVLGAGGNPESAQALLAKIVTIGKLIGKSAPAYKSRIPIQSPKSIFSPLASRIPPLVAIGSSTGGPNALAKILSHLPANFGAAVAIIQHVDAQFTPSLVEWLNEQTPLSVELASEGSRLEVGKVLIAGTNDHLSLQPNFNLSYTKNPIDYPYRPSVDVFFKSVAHYWHRQGTAVLLTGMGRDGAEGLNLLRAKGWHTIAQNQASCVVYGMPKAAVELGAVVEILPLDAIASTLIKQLAMNR from the coding sequence ATGAGAATTGCAATTGTAAACAACATGGTGATGGCAGTAGAAACGCTACGGCGCGTCTTGATGACTGTCAAAGAATATCAAGTGGCTTGGATAGCTCGTGATGGTGCTGAAGCAGTTAGCAAATGTGCCCAGGATACTCCTGACATAATTCTGATGGATTTGCTCGTGCCGATCGTGGATGGAGTAGAGGCAACTCGCCAGATTATGAAGAATTCTCCTTGCGCGATTGTAGTAGTAACAGCTAGCGTTGAAAAAAATGCTTCTAAAGTATTTGAAGCAATGGGATATGGAGCATTAGATGCCGTTAGTACACCAGTTTTAGGAGCTGGCGGTAATCCAGAATCAGCTCAAGCTTTGCTTGCTAAAATAGTGACTATTGGTAAACTAATTGGTAAATCAGCACCAGCTTATAAATCTAGAATCCCTATCCAAAGTCCTAAATCTATATTTTCACCTCTAGCATCCCGAATTCCTCCCTTAGTTGCGATCGGTTCTTCTACTGGAGGGCCAAATGCTCTCGCAAAGATCCTTTCTCATTTACCAGCAAACTTTGGTGCAGCAGTAGCTATCATCCAGCACGTAGATGCACAATTTACTCCTAGTTTGGTAGAATGGCTGAATGAACAAACCCCTCTGAGTGTGGAGTTAGCATCCGAAGGTAGTCGTTTAGAAGTAGGAAAGGTATTAATTGCCGGGACAAACGATCACCTTTCATTACAACCAAATTTCAACTTAAGTTATACGAAAAACCCAATTGATTATCCCTATCGCCCTTCAGTTGATGTATTTTTTAAAAGTGTTGCTCATTACTGGCATCGGCAAGGAACTGCTGTGCTACTAACAGGAATGGGCCGAGATGGAGCGGAAGGGCTAAATTTATTACGGGCAAAAGGATGGCATACCATCGCCCAAAATCAGGCAAGTTGTGTGGTTTATGGAATGCCGAAAGCCGCAGTAGAATTAGGCGCTGTGGTGGAAATTTTACCCCTAGATGCTATCGCTTCTACTTTAATTAAGCAATTAGCAATGAACCGTTAG